One Porphyromonas pogonae genomic region harbors:
- a CDS encoding branched-chain amino acid aminotransferase yields the protein MTKANKPMENKKDIDWSSLTFGYVPTNYNVRCYYRNGAWGEVEVSSSDMISIPMAATCLHYGQEAFEGMKAFRGKDGKIRIFRPEENAKRLQSSSQGIMMPEVPTDLFIDMVEKAILLNKEFVPPYGTGASLYIRPLLLGLSQQVGVKPAGEYLFMIFVTPVGPYFKEGFKPTPMAIMRGYDRAAPLGTGTIKVGGNYAASLKPGEIAHHEGYSAVLFLDAKHKEFIDECGPANFFGIKDNTYITPKSTSILPSITNKSLMQIAEDLGMKVERREIHVDELNTFEEAGACGTAAVISPILRIDDLDEHKSYVLSKDGKPGVMSEKLYNKLRAIQYGEEPDTHNWVRIVEE from the coding sequence ATGACTAAAGCGAATAAACCAATGGAAAACAAAAAAGACATTGACTGGTCATCGCTGACCTTTGGCTACGTGCCTACCAACTACAATGTACGTTGCTACTATCGCAACGGTGCATGGGGCGAAGTGGAAGTATCTTCGTCCGACATGATAAGCATCCCTATGGCTGCTACATGTCTTCATTACGGACAAGAGGCTTTTGAGGGTATGAAGGCCTTCCGCGGTAAAGACGGGAAAATAAGAATATTCCGCCCCGAAGAAAACGCTAAGCGTTTGCAAAGTTCATCACAAGGGATTATGATGCCGGAAGTACCTACTGATCTTTTTATAGACATGGTAGAGAAGGCAATCTTGTTGAACAAAGAATTTGTCCCTCCCTACGGTACCGGAGCATCTCTCTATATACGCCCCCTCTTGTTGGGATTGAGCCAACAGGTGGGAGTGAAGCCTGCAGGCGAATATCTCTTTATGATATTTGTAACACCTGTGGGCCCTTATTTCAAAGAAGGCTTCAAGCCTACTCCTATGGCTATCATGAGAGGATATGACCGTGCAGCACCTCTGGGTACGGGTACTATCAAGGTGGGCGGTAACTATGCTGCCAGCCTCAAGCCCGGCGAGATAGCCCATCACGAGGGATACTCTGCCGTGTTGTTCTTGGATGCCAAGCACAAAGAGTTTATCGATGAGTGTGGCCCTGCCAACTTCTTCGGAATCAAAGATAATACCTATATCACCCCCAAAAGTACTTCCATATTACCCTCTATCACCAATAAGAGTCTAATGCAAATAGCTGAAGATCTCGGAATGAAAGTGGAGCGCAGAGAGATACATGTGGATGAACTCAACACCTTTGAGGAGGCCGGAGCTTGCGGCACCGCTGCTGTGATAAGCCCTATCCTGCGGATAGATGATCTCGATGAGCACAAGTCTTATGTGCTCAGCAAAGACGGCAAGCCGGGCGTAATGAGTGAAAAACTCTACAATAAGTTGCGTGCCATCCAATATGGTGAAGAGCCCGACACCCACAATTGGGTGAGAATAGTGGAAGAATAA
- the cdaA gene encoding diadenylate cyclase CdaA: protein MWLPFTFKDATDILLVSIFLYYTYNVLKNSGSRALFTGIITFIVLWILISQVFEMKLMGAILDKFVSIGFLVLVILFQDELRKFLSTIGSAKKWKRINEKLLDRKKDTQEEYKFIAPVVLACMNMARKKTGALIAIQQSLDLSPYSHTGEMFQSEINARLIENIFFKNSPLHDGAMIIADNRIRAAGCILPVAHNSDLNKDLGLRHRSALGLSQETDAKVIIVSEERGTISLAFRGELHQDIDLDKLQDFLTED from the coding sequence ATGTGGTTACCCTTTACATTTAAGGATGCAACGGATATCTTGTTGGTATCGATCTTTTTGTACTATACGTACAATGTGCTCAAAAACTCAGGTAGTAGGGCCTTGTTTACGGGTATCATCACATTCATAGTACTGTGGATACTCATATCTCAGGTGTTTGAGATGAAGCTCATGGGAGCTATCTTGGACAAGTTTGTGAGCATCGGGTTCTTGGTATTGGTGATCTTATTTCAGGATGAGTTGCGAAAGTTTCTGTCCACCATAGGATCAGCAAAAAAATGGAAGCGAATCAACGAAAAGCTACTCGATAGGAAAAAGGATACTCAAGAGGAATACAAGTTTATAGCCCCGGTGGTGCTGGCATGTATGAATATGGCTCGCAAGAAGACCGGAGCTCTCATAGCCATACAGCAGAGCTTGGATCTCTCACCCTACTCACATACGGGTGAGATGTTTCAGTCCGAAATAAATGCCCGTCTCATCGAAAATATTTTTTTCAAGAACAGCCCGTTGCATGACGGAGCCATGATTATTGCGGACAATCGCATCCGTGCCGCCGGTTGTATATTGCCCGTGGCTCACAATAGCGATCTCAACAAAGACCTGGGACTCAGACACAGGTCCGCTCTGGGACTGTCGCAGGAGACTGATGCCAAGGTGATCATTGTAAGTGAGGAGCGAGGCACTATCTCACTTGCTTTTAGGGGTGAGCTGCATCAGGATATCGATCTTGACAAATTGCAGGATTTCCTTACGGAAGATTAA
- the folP gene encoding dihydropteroate synthase: MKPQTLNLNGRLLLLNDPLVMGILNVTPDSFYSGSRKQGDKEIHDRIEEIVSQGGRMVDVGAYSTRPGAEAVDAATEIARLKPALEILRDEYPDLPISVDTFRADVARAAVEEYGADMINDVSGGQIDRSMFSTVASLRVPYILMHMRGTPETMQQYTEYNDVAVDILDYFIDRVGQLRSLGVNDIILDTGFGFSKTVDQNYELMARMEELNASLQLPLLVGISRKSMIYKYLGGTPHDALNGTAILNTYSLLHGADILRVHDVKEAVECVKLVSKLRNYERINPSQYVHLSNPDSVMRNENMQ; the protein is encoded by the coding sequence ATGAAACCTCAGACACTCAATCTTAACGGAAGGCTACTACTCCTCAATGACCCTCTTGTAATGGGAATTCTCAATGTAACACCGGACTCATTCTATTCCGGAAGCCGCAAACAGGGTGACAAAGAGATACATGATCGCATAGAAGAGATCGTGTCGCAGGGAGGACGTATGGTGGATGTGGGGGCTTATAGTACTCGCCCCGGTGCTGAGGCGGTGGATGCGGCTACCGAAATAGCTCGCCTTAAGCCCGCTCTGGAGATACTGAGAGATGAGTACCCGGACCTGCCCATATCGGTAGATACTTTCAGAGCCGATGTGGCACGTGCTGCGGTGGAGGAATATGGGGCGGATATGATCAATGATGTGTCTGGTGGGCAGATCGATCGTTCGATGTTTAGCACTGTAGCATCATTGCGTGTGCCTTATATATTGATGCATATGCGGGGAACTCCCGAGACTATGCAGCAGTACACGGAGTACAACGATGTGGCGGTAGATATTTTGGACTATTTTATTGATCGTGTAGGGCAGTTGCGTTCATTAGGCGTCAATGATATTATTTTGGATACTGGCTTCGGATTCAGTAAAACGGTGGATCAGAACTACGAACTCATGGCTCGGATGGAGGAGCTCAATGCATCATTGCAGTTGCCTCTGCTGGTGGGAATATCGAGGAAAAGCATGATATATAAATACCTTGGAGGTACGCCTCATGATGCTCTCAACGGCACTGCCATACTCAATACTTACAGCCTGCTACACGGAGCCGATATCTTACGTGTACATGATGTGAAGGAAGCAGTGGAGTGTGTGAAGCTCGTGAGCAAATTGCGTAATTATGAACGTATCAATCCCTCTCAATATGTGCATCTCTCCAATCCTGACAGTGTGATGCGAAACGAAAATATGCAGTAA
- the ppdK gene encoding pyruvate, phosphate dikinase, which produces METKRVYTFGNGKAEGKADLRNLLGGKGANLAEMNLIGVPVPPGFTITTDVCNEYFRIGKDQVVELLRPEVEQALKHVEILMNSKFGDPENPLLVSVRSGARASMPGMMDTILNLGLNDEVLEGIIRKTGNERFAWDSYRRFVQMYGDVVLGLKPTSKEDIDPFEKIIEDVKHEAGVHLDSELSVAHLKDLVKRFKAAVKEETGQDFPTSPEEQLWGAIMAVFNSWMNERAILYRRMEGIPAEWGTAVNVQAMVFGNMGENSATGVCFSRDAANGEKLFNGEYLINAQGEDVVAGIRTPQQITKIGSQRWAERAGISEAERADKYPSMEEAMPEIYKQLDEIQHNLEMHYRDMQDMEYTVQEGKLWFLQTRNGKRTGKAMVKIAMDLMREGLITEKEALKRIDPNKLDELLHPVFDHTSLLSAHLLTKGLPASPGAASGQIVFFSDDAAEQHAGGKNVVLVRIETSPEDLAGMSAAEGILTARGGMTSHAAVVARGMGKCCVSGAGSLLIDYKKRTVEIDGKLLHEGDFISIDGSTGKVYEGSVETRAAEMDNDFRELMELTDKYAKLKVRTNADTPHDAAIARGFGAVGIGLCRTEHMFFEGEKIRAMREMILSENAEGRVKALDKILPFQEKDFKGIFRAMDGYPVTVRLLDPPLHEFVPHDEKGQEEMAQAMGVSVHTIRQRVESLCEHNPMLGHRGCRLGNTYPEITEMQTRAILGACLELQAEGVKCLPEIMVPLTGILYEFQAQETVIRETAEKLFKERGASVDFKVGTMIEIPRAALTADRIASSAEFFSFGTNDLTQMTFGYSRDDIASFLPVYLDKKILKVDPFQVLDQNGVGKLVRMATDAGRSTRPDLKCGICGEHGGEPSSVKFCHRIGLNYVSCSPFRVPIARLAAAQAVLEEEK; this is translated from the coding sequence ATGGAAACAAAACGAGTTTACACTTTCGGCAATGGAAAAGCCGAAGGCAAAGCTGATCTTCGCAACCTACTGGGAGGAAAAGGAGCAAATCTTGCGGAAATGAATCTAATAGGGGTACCCGTACCTCCGGGATTCACTATTACCACCGACGTGTGTAACGAATACTTCCGGATAGGCAAGGATCAGGTTGTAGAGTTATTGCGCCCCGAAGTGGAGCAAGCACTAAAACATGTTGAGATTTTGATGAACTCCAAATTCGGTGACCCCGAAAATCCCCTTCTGGTTTCAGTGCGTTCAGGAGCTCGTGCATCTATGCCGGGTATGATGGACACTATTCTTAATCTGGGACTCAATGATGAAGTTCTTGAGGGCATAATCAGAAAAACGGGCAATGAGCGTTTTGCATGGGATTCCTACCGTCGCTTCGTACAGATGTACGGCGATGTGGTGCTGGGACTCAAGCCTACAAGTAAAGAAGACATCGATCCTTTCGAGAAGATTATTGAAGACGTAAAGCATGAAGCCGGTGTTCATTTGGATAGCGAGTTGAGCGTAGCCCACCTGAAAGATTTGGTAAAACGCTTCAAAGCTGCCGTAAAAGAAGAAACGGGTCAAGACTTCCCCACTTCTCCCGAAGAGCAACTCTGGGGAGCTATCATGGCGGTTTTCAATTCTTGGATGAATGAGCGCGCCATCCTCTACAGACGTATGGAGGGTATCCCGGCAGAGTGGGGTACTGCGGTGAATGTGCAGGCTATGGTATTTGGCAATATGGGTGAGAACTCCGCTACCGGAGTATGCTTCTCTCGTGATGCTGCCAATGGCGAAAAGCTTTTCAACGGTGAATATCTCATCAATGCTCAAGGCGAAGACGTGGTAGCCGGTATACGCACGCCACAGCAAATCACCAAGATCGGGTCGCAACGCTGGGCAGAAAGAGCGGGTATCTCTGAAGCTGAAAGAGCTGATAAATATCCCTCAATGGAGGAGGCTATGCCGGAGATCTACAAACAACTCGATGAAATACAACACAACTTAGAGATGCACTACAGGGACATGCAAGACATGGAATATACGGTGCAGGAAGGTAAGTTGTGGTTCCTCCAGACTCGCAATGGTAAGCGCACCGGTAAGGCTATGGTCAAGATTGCCATGGACCTCATGCGTGAGGGGCTTATCACCGAGAAGGAAGCTCTCAAGCGTATTGATCCCAACAAACTGGACGAACTATTGCACCCTGTATTCGATCACACATCTCTTCTTTCCGCACATCTTCTTACCAAGGGGCTACCGGCTTCTCCCGGTGCAGCATCAGGGCAGATTGTCTTTTTCTCCGACGATGCAGCAGAGCAGCATGCAGGAGGTAAAAATGTAGTACTTGTGCGTATTGAGACATCACCTGAGGATCTTGCCGGTATGTCTGCTGCCGAGGGTATCCTTACCGCTCGCGGAGGTATGACCTCACATGCAGCAGTAGTAGCCCGTGGTATGGGTAAGTGCTGTGTATCCGGTGCAGGATCGTTACTGATCGATTATAAAAAACGTACCGTAGAGATCGATGGTAAATTACTGCACGAAGGTGATTTTATCTCTATCGACGGCTCTACCGGTAAGGTATATGAGGGCTCGGTGGAGACCCGTGCCGCTGAGATGGACAATGATTTCAGAGAGCTCATGGAGCTTACCGACAAGTATGCCAAGCTAAAAGTGAGAACCAATGCCGATACACCTCACGATGCTGCCATCGCTCGCGGATTTGGAGCTGTAGGTATAGGTCTTTGCCGTACCGAGCACATGTTTTTCGAAGGCGAGAAGATCAGAGCCATGCGTGAGATGATCTTATCGGAAAATGCCGAAGGGCGCGTGAAAGCACTGGATAAAATACTGCCTTTCCAAGAGAAAGACTTCAAAGGTATCTTCCGTGCTATGGATGGATATCCTGTGACAGTGCGTCTATTGGATCCTCCTTTGCATGAGTTTGTACCCCATGATGAGAAGGGACAAGAGGAAATGGCTCAAGCCATGGGTGTATCCGTACACACCATACGCCAGCGTGTCGAGAGTTTGTGCGAGCACAATCCGATGCTGGGGCATAGAGGTTGTCGCTTGGGTAATACTTACCCGGAGATTACTGAGATGCAAACACGTGCCATCCTCGGCGCATGTTTGGAGCTTCAGGCCGAGGGCGTAAAGTGCTTGCCCGAGATCATGGTACCCCTCACCGGTATCCTATATGAGTTCCAGGCTCAGGAGACGGTAATACGAGAAACGGCCGAAAAGCTATTCAAAGAGAGAGGTGCTTCTGTAGACTTCAAGGTGGGTACAATGATAGAGATACCACGTGCTGCTCTTACGGCTGATCGTATTGCATCATCAGCAGAGTTCTTCTCATTTGGTACCAATGACCTTACTCAAATGACGTTCGGTTACTCACGTGATGACATAGCATCATTCCTGCCTGTTTATCTTGATAAGAAGATACTCAAAGTGGATCCTTTCCAAGTATTGGATCAGAATGGAGTGGGCAAGTTGGTAAGAATGGCTACGGATGCAGGACGCAGTACACGCCCTGATCTCAAGTGCGGTATCTGTGGTGAGCACGGTGGTGAGCCTTCATCAGTAAAATTCTGCCATCGTATAGGTCTCAACTACGTATCATGTTCTCCTTTCCGTGTACCCATAGCACGCTTGGCAGCGGCACAAGCTGTACTGGAAGAAGAAAAATAA
- a CDS encoding glycerophosphoryl diester phosphodiesterase membrane domain-containing protein, whose translation MHYSFNHSDAIKRSWRLLMENKILIVFTLIYFIIYVVNYFSVENAQQIGSYSVVFMSNILMVIIALIFQIGIIRTALQITRGHKLTNNEIKRNFWMPKLWIPVFVISVLYALMLFVGFIFLIIPGIWIMIRLTFSVTAYIDRKEGFSEAFARSWEITKNNFWEVLLYYIISLGLTLLGLICLGIGTIFTLPLIYIYSIMLYRTISGESDVPAEQDLYEMHIVD comes from the coding sequence ATGCATTATTCTTTTAATCACTCGGACGCCATCAAAAGGTCTTGGCGGCTACTCATGGAGAATAAGATACTCATTGTATTCACATTGATCTATTTTATCATCTATGTGGTCAATTATTTTTCTGTGGAAAATGCCCAGCAGATTGGCAGCTATTCGGTCGTGTTTATGTCAAATATCCTTATGGTTATTATTGCCCTCATCTTCCAAATCGGTATAATACGTACAGCTTTGCAAATTACAAGGGGGCATAAACTTACCAATAATGAGATCAAGCGCAACTTCTGGATGCCTAAGTTGTGGATTCCCGTATTTGTAATTTCCGTGCTTTATGCTCTCATGCTTTTTGTTGGGTTTATATTTCTTATCATTCCCGGTATTTGGATTATGATCCGACTCACTTTTTCCGTTACGGCATATATTGACAGGAAAGAAGGCTTCTCAGAGGCTTTTGCCCGCAGTTGGGAAATTACCAAGAACAACTTCTGGGAAGTGCTGCTCTACTACATTATTTCTCTTGGCTTGACATTGCTGGGGCTAATCTGCTTAGGGATCGGTACTATATTCACATTACCTCTTATTTATATCTACAGTATTATGCTCTATAGGACTATCTCCGGAGAATCAGATGTGCCCGCCGAGCAAGATCTGTATGAAATGCACATTGTGGATTGA
- the folK gene encoding 2-amino-4-hydroxy-6-hydroxymethyldihydropteridine diphosphokinase translates to MKLPDTSYNVVCLGLGSNEGHREMFLRSAVKLIGERVGDILALSHFIETASWGYDSDNKYLNAAVKVQTSLSPFQTLDITEGIERELGRNVKSTSDSGYSDRPIDIDILLFGGEIINTPRLIIPHPLMCSREFVMKPLAQIAPDFIHPICGKQIINIFRDMKL, encoded by the coding sequence ATGAAATTGCCCGATACTTCTTATAACGTAGTCTGCTTGGGATTAGGAAGCAACGAGGGGCATAGGGAAATGTTTCTCAGATCGGCTGTCAAACTTATTGGAGAGAGAGTGGGAGATATCCTTGCTCTCTCTCATTTTATAGAGACTGCTTCATGGGGATATGACTCTGACAATAAATACCTCAATGCTGCAGTGAAGGTGCAAACATCATTGTCTCCATTCCAAACACTCGACATCACTGAAGGAATTGAGCGAGAGCTTGGACGCAACGTTAAATCTACTTCCGATAGCGGTTACAGTGACAGACCCATTGATATTGACATCCTGCTTTTTGGTGGTGAGATTATCAATACTCCCCGTCTCATCATCCCCCATCCATTGATGTGCAGTCGAGAGTTTGTGATGAAGCCATTGGCTCAGATTGCTCCTGATTTTATTCATCCTATTTGTGGAAAGCAAATAATTAATATCTTTAGGGATATGAAGTTGTAA